AGCAGATTTTCTGCGAGAAGCCCATCGATCACGACCTCACGAAGATCCGGCGCGCACTCGATGCGGTCGCGCGCGCGGGCGTGAAGCTGCAGATCGGGTTCAATCGCCGCTTTGACGCGAATTTCGCGCGCGCGCGCCGCGCCATTGCCGACGGCGAGATTGGCGCGCTGCATCTGCTGCACATCATCAGCCGCGACCCGGCGCCGCCGCCGATTCCGTATATCAAGGTTTCGGGCGGCATCTTCCTGGATATGACAATCCACGACTTCGACATGGCCCGTTTTCTCACCGGCGCCGAGGTCGAGGAGGTGTATACGGCCGCGGGCGTGCTCGTGGACCCGGCGATCGGCGCGGCGGGCGACCTCGACACGGCAGTGATTGTGCTGAAGTTCGCGAATGGCGTCATCGGCACGATCGATAACAGCCGCCGCGCCGTCTACGGCTACGACCAGCGCGTTGAAGTGCTCGGCAGTGCGGGCGGGCTCCGTGTCGACAACAACTACCCGAATGCGGTGCTGATCAGCGACGCGCGGTCTGTCCGCCGCGATTTGCCCCTCAATTTCTTCATGGAGCGTTACACGGAGAGCTTCTGCACGGAAATGAGCGCCTTCGTGGATGCGGTGTTGGACGATACCCCGGCCCCGGTGACGGGTCATGACGGCCTTGTCCCCGTCGTGATGGGCATCGCCGCGCGGAAGTCTCACGATGAGGGCAGACCGGTGAAGCTGAGCGAGATATCGGCATGAGACGCGCCGCGGCGTTCGCGGGGAGTATCTGCCTCTGTCTTGCCGGGCTCTCCAATTGTGGCGTCCGCGATTCAGCGCAGCAGACTACGCCGGTTGCGACGGGGAAGGGTTTGGCGTTCTCTCCTGACCAGGTGCGCGGCCTGCGCGAAGCGCTGGACGCAATGATAATGATGCTCGAAGGGGAGCGATACGCGGAGTTCCTGGAGACATACGCGGACCCGGAAGTGGCGGCCGGGGCGCGGCGGGACGGCGGGATGGAAGCCCTGACGGCGCGGATGGCGGGGCCTGAAGGGGCGGAACTGATGCGCACGTTGCGGGCCACCCGCGCCTTGGAACCGCGCTTCGGCCCCGACGCAAACACCGCGGCGTTCTGGCAAGAGGGTTTCCCGCGTTATCTCGTATTGCGCCAGATAGACGGGCGCTGGCGGGTCATGAACTGAGGCGGCCAAGGGGCGCGTTATTGCGACTCGGGCACGCCCTTGCATAGACTCCCCTCATGCAGGAATGCGTCTTCCATTCTCACACGGCCCTGAACCGGCGCGCGCGTCTGATTCAGGTCGCGCTGCTCTGGCTGATGTCGTGCTGCGGCGCGGCTCAGGCGCAGCGGTTGCTGGTTGTGACGAATGCCCTGTCGGCGACCCGCGAAGCCGCGCGCGTGTACGTGCACAGTGTTGATTTCGAGACGTGCGCAGTGCTCCCGGGGACGTGGGTGCTGCCCGGCGCTGCGCCGCTGGCGCCGTTGCTCGCGACGGCGCAAGGGCCTGCCTTGCTCAGTACCGGACCGGCGTTGAAGGCCGGCGCGTCCGACATGCGTCATGTCCGGACTTGGCACAGTGCGTTTCGGATGGCGCCGCTCGCGGAACTGACGAGCATGCGCCGGGTTTCGGAACCGGAATGGCGCGAATGGATTCCTTGCGCGTTGGAAGACCCTCGCAACGGCGACACGGTCGCGCTGGTGCTTGGCGTTCGCGCCCGTTCTGACGACGAGTGGGAGGCGCGGCTTACGACGCTTACGTACCCGCGCCGGGAGGAAGCCGGCGTCCGAGGTGGTCCCGCGACGCACCCGCTCCCGGGCTGGCCGCTGACAGCGGCGCATGCCGGTGGCGGCAAGGTGTGTGTGCTGTGCAGAGCGACGCCTGAAACAGGGATGCACGTGCTCTTGGCCGACATCTGGGGGGCCGTTTCCCGTCTGGAATCCGTCGCCTTGGGCGAAGCAATGGACCAGCCCGGCTTTGCCGCCGCAGGTATGGGAATCGACGCGGGAAAAGGTCTTGCGCTCGTTGTGGCGTCCGGTTACGCACTGGACCACCCCGGCGGCGAGCCCGTGTCGCGGGCCTGTCTCGTGCGCGCAGGCGATGGGACTCTCGCGGGGGCGTCCGTCGACCTGCGTGGCGAGGGCAATGCCGGTTCGCCCGTTGTATACCCGGGTGGAGACGGCCTCTTCTGGGTGGCGACGCGCGTGCCCGGTACGGATTTTGCCTATGTGACGCGTTTGCGGGTCGATGCCGAAGACGAACTGGTCAAGGATTCGGAATTCGCGCTTGCCGGAGCCGGGCGCGGCCTGTTGCTTGCGCCGTCGCCGGATGAAGACGCGCTGGCCGTCGGATACGGCAATCGTATCGAGGTCTGGCGCGACGGCAAACAAGGCAGCGCGGTGCACGACTATCCCGGGGGTATTCAGGCGCTGGCTTGGCTTGACGCGGGGCTGTTTGCGGGCAGTGGCGGTCTTGCGTTCCGCGTGGACCGTGCCACCGCGCAGCAGGTTAAAGCGATTCTTGTGCAGAGCGGCCACGTGACTGGGTTTTCGGTGATTCCCGGGCGGGGGCTGCCCGACGGCGATACCGACGGCGACGGCCTTTCTGCTGCCGCGGAACGGCTCGCGAATACGTCCAGCGACTTGCCGGACAGCGATGACGACGGCGTCCCCGACGGCAATGACTTGGAGCCGGTTACGCCTTCGCCGCGCCTGGACCTGCCCGCGGAAATTCTCTTTCACGGCACGGCCGTGGGCCACGAACTCCGCGCGCTGGATTTTCGCGCACAGCACGGCGAGAACGTCACGTGGCGCGTCGAGGCGGACGCCGGCGCTCGAGACTGGCTTGTGATTACGCCTCGATCAGGACACGCGCCGGGTCAGGCCTATCTCGCCGTGAATCCGCTCGTGTACCAGCGTGGCGTTGCGCTCGAGGGCCGCGTGCAGGTTCATATGACCGGCGCAAGCCGCGGCGCTCAGGCCACAGGCAGTCCGGCGGAGGTCCTGGTTCGCGTGCTGCCTGCTCCGGCAGGCGCGCGGCGCGCCTTGTATCTCGGGGACGGGGCTGCGGCGTCCGGAAATGGCGCCGAACA
This genomic interval from Candidatus Hydrogenedentota bacterium contains the following:
- the iolG gene encoding inositol 2-dehydrogenase translates to MLHVGVIGAGRIGKVHAGHLAGRIPRARLCVIADISEDAARACAARLGVPRAAGDYRSVLDDPEIDAVVVCSSTDTHARIIEEAAHAGKQIFCEKPIDHDLTKIRRALDAVARAGVKLQIGFNRRFDANFARARRAIADGEIGALHLLHIISRDPAPPPIPYIKVSGGIFLDMTIHDFDMARFLTGAEVEEVYTAAGVLVDPAIGAAGDLDTAVIVLKFANGVIGTIDNSRRAVYGYDQRVEVLGSAGGLRVDNNYPNAVLISDARSVRRDLPLNFFMERYTESFCTEMSAFVDAVLDDTPAPVTGHDGLVPVVMGIAARKSHDEGRPVKLSEISA
- a CDS encoding IPT/TIG domain-containing protein; this encodes MQECVFHSHTALNRRARLIQVALLWLMSCCGAAQAQRLLVVTNALSATREAARVYVHSVDFETCAVLPGTWVLPGAAPLAPLLATAQGPALLSTGPALKAGASDMRHVRTWHSAFRMAPLAELTSMRRVSEPEWREWIPCALEDPRNGDTVALVLGVRARSDDEWEARLTTLTYPRREEAGVRGGPATHPLPGWPLTAAHAGGGKVCVLCRATPETGMHVLLADIWGAVSRLESVALGEAMDQPGFAAAGMGIDAGKGLALVVASGYALDHPGGEPVSRACLVRAGDGTLAGASVDLRGEGNAGSPVVYPGGDGLFWVATRVPGTDFAYVTRLRVDAEDELVKDSEFALAGAGRGLLLAPSPDEDALAVGYGNRIEVWRDGKQGSAVHDYPGGIQALAWLDAGLFAGSGGLAFRVDRATAQQVKAILVQSGHVTGFSVIPGRGLPDGDTDGDGLSAAAERLANTSSDLPDSDDDGVPDGNDLEPVTPSPRLDLPAEILFHGTAVGHELRALDFRAQHGENVTWRVEADAGARDWLVITPRSGHAPGQAYLAVNPLVYQRGVALEGRVQVHMTGASRGAQATGSPAEVLVRVLPAPAGARRALYLGDGAAASGNGAEQHGTPALLGLLAGPPFFFSHTVSEGPLQDSLTEYALVILDARAAAQGAVTRQGLLDYVMDGGALLFLGTYIASGETRSLTHWLAPLGIHIDTGIRVDRNMGNVASGALRGEPERTPATDNGGDMPASHDAFLARYWRAFGVDSGCALQAPESCVVVRDTEDPDLALLVACRYGYGRMALLASASPVRGPALDRPNNRLFAEDLFQWLSHAGTDISDMDGDGLPDAIEDANDNGAWDAGETNYLQADTDSDGIPDALEDLNRNGALDDGETDPRNRDSDGDAVYDGADDTPCPAIGSPQILAVEGIAGPAEGPAEGGATVVLSGRNFTPAVTVWFGDRQAQMTRVHGASSILAVTPPCASAQGGTVPVRVVASETQTEAVLADGFRYGPRTRVRLVLTPDGPVRRSGNRYEGRLRVALESPGTAIVRQVVALLRPDAGKGFGWLTGQDSGDAGTGRLFWNMRVLDNGMLMLSNRTPARAVPGARLDTLVPWIYVAETEAPARIRVDVSGLLATHSNGAPLDASSEG